From Magnolia sinica isolate HGM2019 chromosome 13, MsV1, whole genome shotgun sequence, one genomic window encodes:
- the LOC131222483 gene encoding uncharacterized protein LOC131222483 has translation MIETPAPCFMGKTVPSATHLQDLVRFTSKTLDSPKLLKPRSRTRFLSEQLKCVPASAGQRGNFEQAIRKMEEGSEKQATNRVSLSDVVSDCVKRRFQETLKEARAGDSGMQVLVGQMYYSGYGVPRDVQKGRAWFTKASKSRSSVWKVSDKHPGYNASDSDSDELKGDLK, from the exons ATGATAGAAACACCCGCCCCCTGTTTTATGGGAAAAACAGTCCCATCCGCAACCCACCTCCAGGATCTTGTCAGATTCACCTCCAAAACCTTGGACTCGCCAAAACTCTTAAAACCCAGATCGAGAACCCGATTCTTGTCCGAGCAATTGAAGTGTGTGCCAGCGTCTGCAGGCCAGAGAGGCAACTTTGAGCAGGCAATTCGAAAGATGGAGGAAGGATCAGAGAAGCAGGCAACGAACAGGGTCTCGCTTTCTGACGTGGTGTCTGACTGCGTCAAGCGGCGGTTCCAGGAGACACTCAAGGAGGCACGGGCAGGTGATAGCGGGATGCAGGTCCTGGTGGGCCAGATGTATTACAGTGGCTATGGAGTCCCCAGAGATGTCCAGAAA GGAAGGGCTTGGTTTACAAAAGCTTCAAAGAGTCGTTCCTCAGTTTGGAAGGTTAGCGATAAGCACCCAG gTTATAATGCTAGTGATTCTGATTCGGATGAGTTGAAGGGCGATTTAAAGTAG